A single window of Flavobacterium sp. 140616W15 DNA harbors:
- a CDS encoding RNA polymerase sigma factor: MANLQTPDALLVKNYVEGNESALSTLIKRHESKIYGFIYSKIADKDISNDIFQDTFIKVIKTLKSNSYNEEGKFLPWVMRISHNLIVDHYRKTKKMPMYRETEEFSIFSIMSDDTLTIESKMIVDQVEVDLKKLIEELPGDQKEVLVMRMYQDMSFKEISEVTGVSINTALGRMRYALMNIRKIIEKHQIILTN; the protein is encoded by the coding sequence ATGGCTAATCTGCAAACTCCTGACGCTCTATTGGTGAAGAACTATGTTGAAGGTAACGAAAGTGCTTTGTCAACATTGATAAAAAGACATGAATCAAAGATTTATGGATTTATATATTCAAAAATAGCCGATAAAGATATATCAAATGATATTTTTCAGGATACATTTATAAAAGTAATCAAGACTTTAAAAAGTAATTCTTATAATGAAGAAGGTAAATTCTTGCCTTGGGTAATGCGTATATCGCACAATTTAATAGTAGATCATTATCGAAAAACTAAGAAAATGCCAATGTATAGAGAAACCGAAGAGTTTTCGATATTCTCTATTATGTCAGATGATACACTAACAATTGAAAGTAAAATGATTGTAGATCAGGTTGAAGTCGATTTAAAAAAGCTAATAGAAGAACTTCCTGGTGATCAAAAAGAAGTACTGGTTATGCGTATGTATCAGGATATGAGTTTTAAAGAAATATCTGAAGTTACAGGGGTTAGCATCAATACGGCCTTAGGTAGGATGAGATATGCATTAATGAATATTAGAAAAATTATAGAAAAACATCAAATTATTTTAACTAATTAA
- the nth gene encoding endonuclease III yields MNKQERVTFVINTLKELYPTIPVPLDHKDPYTLLIAVLLSAQCTDVRVNQITPLLFAKADNPYDMVKMSVEEIRDIIRPCGLSPMKSKGIHGLSQILIDKHGGEVPQSYEYLEELPAVGHKTASVVMSQAFGVPAFPVDTHIHRLMYRWNLSNGKNVAQTEKDAKRLFPEEVWNDLHLEIIWYGREYSPARGWDLDKDIITKTIGRKSVIDDYYESQASKKQKNH; encoded by the coding sequence ATGAATAAACAAGAACGGGTAACTTTTGTTATAAATACGTTAAAAGAATTATACCCAACTATCCCTGTGCCTCTCGACCATAAAGACCCATATACTTTATTAATTGCTGTATTGCTATCAGCTCAATGTACTGATGTTCGTGTGAACCAAATTACGCCTTTATTATTTGCAAAGGCTGATAATCCCTATGATATGGTAAAAATGTCTGTTGAAGAAATTCGTGATATTATCCGCCCTTGTGGTTTATCACCTATGAAATCGAAAGGTATTCATGGTTTATCGCAAATCCTTATTGATAAACATGGTGGCGAAGTACCTCAGAGTTACGAATATCTAGAAGAGCTACCTGCTGTTGGTCATAAAACAGCTAGTGTTGTTATGTCTCAAGCTTTTGGTGTTCCTGCATTTCCTGTAGATACTCATATTCATAGATTAATGTACCGATGGAATTTATCTAACGGAAAAAATGTTGCTCAAACCGAAAAAGATGCCAAGCGACTTTTTCCTGAAGAAGTCTGGAACGATTTACATCTTGAAATTATTTGGTATGGCCGAGAATATTCGCCTGCCCGAGGCTGGGATCTTGACAAAGACATCATTACAAAAACCATTGGAAGGAAATCAGTAATAGATGATTATTATGAAAGTCAAGCTTCTAAAAAACAAAAAAATCACTAA
- the bcp gene encoding thioredoxin-dependent thiol peroxidase, with amino-acid sequence MTTLQIGDKAPNFSGTDQDGNTHKLADYAGKKLVVFFYPKANTPGCTAEACDLRDNYERFQANNYALLGVSADAQKAQAKFKEKYDFPFPLLADEDKSVIEAFGVWGPKKFMGREYDGIHRTTFVINEEGIIEDIISKVKTKEHADQILK; translated from the coding sequence ATGACAACATTACAAATAGGAGATAAAGCACCAAATTTTTCAGGAACAGATCAAGACGGCAATACACATAAATTAGCTGATTACGCAGGGAAAAAATTAGTAGTTTTCTTTTATCCAAAAGCAAATACACCAGGATGTACAGCCGAGGCTTGTGATTTAAGAGATAACTACGAGCGTTTTCAAGCCAATAATTATGCATTATTGGGAGTAAGTGCCGATGCGCAAAAAGCACAAGCTAAATTCAAAGAAAAATATGACTTTCCATTTCCGTTATTAGCCGATGAAGACAAATCGGTAATAGAAGCATTTGGAGTTTGGGGTCCAAAAAAATTTATGGGAAGAGAATATGACGGAATTCATAGAACGACGTTTGTAATCAATGAGGAAGGAATTATAGAAGATATTATTTCAAAAGTGAAAACCAAGGAACACGCAGATCAAATCTTAAAATAG